One segment of Rosa chinensis cultivar Old Blush chromosome 6, RchiOBHm-V2, whole genome shotgun sequence DNA contains the following:
- the LOC112169863 gene encoding disease resistance protein RPV1, with translation MDPITIPSGVSSSPALPRSWTYDVFLSFRGEDTRKNFTDHLYSSLVQKGIKTFRDDEHLTRRGEAISLKILKALEESRISIIIFSPNYASSTWCLDELVQILHCRESKQQRVVPIFYKVDPSEVRNQRGRFGDAFANHEHRFKHNDEKVMRWRAALREVAELSGWLFSDEYESTFIHKIVEDISVQVFNDHTYLNVAKYPIGIDSRVRDINNLLGVEENKSDVRMVGICGNGGIGKTTVAKAVYNANAQKFEGSCFVANVGEISKAAGGLAKLQKIVLSEILKEKDLEVTNVDKGINMIKRRLREKRILLILDDVDQLDQLNNLAGGSDWFGWGSRIIITSRDKHLLVAHQVDPIYEVKGLNSDQALQLFSWNAFPKSKLSSDYEELANKAVHYAQGLPLALVLLGSLLCGKHLDQWQTVLSVLDNKKRVSKKKILEDLKITYIALEEWKTVLGVLDSYKRVPSIKLKDLRITYNALEDPVIEELMQKPLLNIEETRIWMHDMIEEMGEEPHNYRMATSTAWIFLLTNVGLEISSAMFDQFSSPSNKPHFSLISMVLAILAVIISIWELIHKGIKERVKYRRQLGMCGWFYSRSGNKIFGSVPDMCGLFGGISQWVYSTVQYACILRHIENPYKIYLWPIIFLLCLGASRLHWNQRNMTKKLKK, from the exons ATGGATCCAATCACCATTCCATCAGGAGTCTCCTCCTCTCCTGCTTTGCCTCGTTCATGGACATACGATGtttttttgagttttagagGGGAGGATACACGCAAGAATTTTACAGATCATTTGTACAGCAGCTTGGTTCAGAAGGGAATCAAAACCTTCAGGGATGATGAACATCTCACTAGAAGAGGAGAAGCGATTTCGTTGAAAATACTGAAAGCACTTGAAGAGTCCAGGATTTCTATCATCATATTCTCTCCCAACTATGCGTCCTCAacatggtgcttggatgaacttgtCCAGATCCTTCACTGTAGAGAATCAAAGCAACAAAGGGTCGTACCAATTTTTTACAAGGTGGATCCGTCAGAAGTAAGAAACCAAAGAGGAAGATTCGGCGATGCATTTGCTAATCATGAGCACAGATTCAAGCATAACGATGAGAAGGTGATGCGATGGAGAGCAGCTCTCAGAGAAGTAGCAGAGTTGAGCGGGTGGCTTTTCTCGGACGA GTATGAATCTACTTTCATTCATAAAATTGTCGAAGATATTTCAGTACAAGTTTTTAACGACCACACATACTTGAATGTAGCAAAGTACCCAATTGGAATAGATTCTCGTGTACGAGATATAAATAATCTTTTAGGAgtggaagaaaataaaagtgatgTTCGCATGGTTGGTATATGTGGGAATGGTGGAATAGGCAAGACCACAGTTGCTAAAGCTGTGTACAATGCAAATGCACAAAAGTTTGAAGGTAGTTGTTTTGTGGCAAATGTTGGAGAAATTTCGAAGGCAGCAGGAGGTCTAGCTAAATTACAAAAGATTGTTCTTTCTGAGATTCTAAAGGAAAAAGATTTGGAGGTGACAAATGTTGACAAAGGAATCAATATGATAAAGAGAAGGTTGAGAGAAAAAAGGATTCTCTTAATTCTCGATGATGTTGATCAACTGGACCAGTTAAACAATTTAGCTGGAGGGTCTGATTGGTTCGGATGGGGTAGTAGAATTATCATAACATCAAGAGATAAGCATTTGCTAGTGGCTCATCAGGTTGACCCAATTTATGAAGTCAAGGGATTAAATAGTGATCAAGCTTTACAGCTCTTCAGTTGGAATGCCTTCCCAAAAAGTAAACTTTCATCTGATTATGAGGAACTGGCAAATAAAGCAGTACACTATGCTCAAGGGCTTCCATTAGCACTCGTGCTTTTGGGTTCACTTCTTTGTGGTAAACATTTGGATCAATGGCAAACAGTCTTATCAGTGTTAGATAATAAGAAAAGAGTTTCTAAGAAGAAGATTTTAGAGGATCTGAAAATAACTTATATTGCATTAGAAGAATGGAAAACTGTGTTGGGTGTATTAGATAGCTATAAAAGAGTTCCTAGCATAAAGCTTAAAGATCTCAGAATAACTTATAATGCACTAGAAGATCCGGTGATTGAAGAACTCATGCAAAAGCCTCTTTTAAATATTGAAGAAACTCGTATTTGGATGCATGACATGATTGAAGAAATGGGTGAAGAGCCTCACAACTATAGAAtg GCCACTTCAACCGCGTGGATCTTTTTACTCACCAATGTTGGTCTAGAAATTTCTTCAGCTATGTTTGATCAATTTTCCTCCCCAAGTAATAAGCcccatttttcactaattagcATGGTGTTGGCTATTTTGGCTGTGATCATTTCCATCTGGGAGCTCATTCACAAGGGTATAAAGGAGAGAGTGAAATATAGGAGGCAACTGGGAATGTGTGGGTGGTTTTATTCACGTTCCGGTAACAAAATCTTTGGTAGTGTTCCTGACATGTGTGGTTTATTTGGTGGCATCTCTCAGTGGGTCTACTCAACAGTTCAGTATGCTTGCATCCTTCGGCACATTGAGAATCCTTACAAAATATACCTTTGGCCTATCATATTCCTCCTATGCTTGGGTGCTTCAAGGTTACATTGGAACCAAAGAAACATgaccaaaaaattgaaaaagtag